GATGTAAAAGGAAAAGGCGAAGAAAATATGATCGAAACTTTGGCGATGCGAAGTATGAGTAAAGCAGTTTATTCTACAGATCCTATCGGTCACTACGGTTTAGGATTTGATTATTATTCGCATTTCACCTCTCCTATCCGTCGTTATCCGGATTTGCTTGCGCACAGATTGTTGCAGCATTATTTGGATGGAGGAAAATCTCCCGACAGAAATGAATTGGAAGAAAAAGCAAAACACTGTAGCGCAATGGAACGTTTGGCAGCCGATGCAGAAAGAGATTCTATCAAATTTATGCAGGTGAAATTCATGGAAAAACATTTGGGAGAAACTTTCACAGGGGTAATTTCCGGTGTCGCAGAATTTGGTTTCTGGGTAGAAATTCCTGAAAACGGTGCAGAAGGTTTAATCAAACTTCGCGATTTGATGGATGATTCTTACACGTATGATAAAGCAACACATGCTGTTTACGGATCTCGTACAGGAAACAGATATCAATTGGGAGATCATGTTCAGATTAAAGTGGTAAAGGCCAATTTAATTCAGAAACAGCTCGATTTTAAGATTGTTGATTAAGATTTTAAAAATAAATACAGAAGACTGCCCGATTGTGGCAGTCTTTTTTTGTTTTAAAAAGTCTTTATTGTACAATTCAGGTTTAAAAAACTCATTTTTGCAGACAAATAGAAATATAATTTTTAAATTTGGGATAGAAACAATTTTGAATGTTTGAACTTATATTGTCGGCCATTGGTCTTGGTTTTATGTTGAGCCTGGTTTTCATTGGTCCTATTTTTTTCCTTTTGATTGAAACCAGTTTCACAAGAGGTCCTAAACATGCTTTAGCGCTAGATTTTGGTGTTATTACAGCAGATTTACTATGTATCGTTGCAGCCTATTATGCAAGTGCAGATATTGTTAATTTAATTGATAAACATCCCGGTTTTTACAGAATTACCTCCATTCTTATTCTTACCTACGGAATCATCATGATGGTGACAAAAACCAAAATGCATTTGCCGGGTGAAGAAAAAATAATCAGCCAGAATTATTTTAAAACATTCCTCAACGGATTTCTTTTAAATCTTCTCAATGTCGGAGTTATTCTTTTTTGGTTGGTAACAGTAATTGGAGTTCGAAATCAGTATCCTGATACAGAAACATTGATTCTTTACCTGGCAATTGTAATCGCAACTTATCTTTTAATTGATTTTGCTAAAATTTTTCTTGCAAAACAATTCCATTATAAACTGACTCAAAAATTGGCAAACAACATCAGAAAAGGGGTGGGAGTTGTGCTGATTATTTTCAGTTTTTTCATTTTCCTTCAAAGCTTTAAAATGTTTAATCAATTTGATAAACAGCTGGAAGAAGCCGAAAAAAAGGAATTAAAATATAAAAAATAATCATTTTTCAATTGAAAATATCTTGGGTTTCTTTGCTAAGTAGAACGCCTTCGCGAACAAAAAATATGCAGAATAATAGTAAAAGAAATCTTTGCGAACTTTGCGTTAAATTTTAAGAATCACTAAAATAATCATATTAAAAAACAACAACTGATTAATGAAAATATTTCCAAAGTCACTTAAGAAAGGCGATAAAATTGCCATCATTTCTCCTGCAGGTTCAGTGGAACCCACTCAATTAGAAAAAGGGATTGAAATGATTAAATCTAAAGGTTTTGAACCTGTTTTGGGCGAAAATCTTTATACTAAATTTTCAAACGGATACAATTACGCCGGAACTGAGGAGCAAAGATTGAAAGATATGAACTGGGCTTTAAATGACAGCGAAATTTCTGCAGTTTGGGCTTCAAGAGGTGGTTATGGCTGTCAACATTTAATTCATGGTTTAAACTTAAAAGAATTTACCAAAAATCCGAAATGGTACATCGGTTATTCTGATAATACCGTAATTCAAAGTTTTTTACTGAAAAAAGGTTTTGTTTCCATACACGGTCAAACCATTAAAACATCAAGCTTCGGAGTTACTGAAGAAAGTTATGATCTTATTTTTGATATTTTAAAAGGGAAAAAGCCAAAATACAGTTTAGAATCAAATCAATTTAATAAAAAAGGAAATATTGAAGGCGAATTGATTGGAGGGAATTTAGCGCTTATTTATGCGCTTTTAGGAACCAAATATTCTTTTGATTTTAAAGATAAAATATTATTCATCGAAGATATTGGTGAAAATTTTTATGCGCTCGACAGAATGACGATGAGTCTTGAATTAGCGGGAGTTTTTACAAAAATAAAAGGTTTAATTGTTGGTGGAATGACCAATATGGGTGACGAAAAAGACAACAAACAATACGAAGAAAGCTTTGATAAATTTGCAAACCAGCTTATTGCCGATAGAATTTCAAAGTATAATTTCCCGGTTGTTTTTGATTTTCCAAATGGACACATTAAGGATAATCGACCGTTGATTATTGGAAGCCAGGTTAAGGTAAAGATTAATGATAAGGTAAAGGTTGAGTTTTAAATAAACCCTAAAACTTCCCTACTCTCAAACACTCCAACTCAAATGGCAGATCACAACGACCTCGGCAAACTAGCAGAAGATTTGGCAGTTCAGTTTTTACAGGAAAACGGCTACAAAATTCTTGTGAGAAACTTCCGGTATCAGAAAGCTGAGATCGATATTATCGCTGAAAAGGATAATTTAATTATTGTAACAGAAGTAAAAGCGAGATCAACCGATTTTTTCATTTTGCCTCAGGAAGCTGTTACAAAAGGTAAAATCAAACTTATTGTTACTGCCGCCAATCATTTTATGGAAGAATTTAATAAAGATCAGGAAGTACGATTTGATATTATTTCTGTTCTTCCCGACGAAAAAGGAAAACTCATTATAGAACATATTGAAGATGCTTTTGAAGCATTTGATGCAAACTAAATTAATTTAACAATGTATCAATATAGCAATGTACCAATTATTGGTAAACTGTTATATTGATACATTGTTAAATTTAAAAATTGAAAATTTTTATGAAAACAATACTCATCACCGGAGCGACTTCCGGAATAGGAAAATCTACCGCTGAACTTTTAGCAAAACAAGGAAACAGAATTATTATCTGTGGAAGACGACCAGAAGTTTTAGAATCTGTAAAAGCAGAATTATCATCTTTAACTGAAGTTTTTAGTTTAAAATTTGATGTAAGAAATCTTGAAGAAGTTGAAACCGCCATCTCATCACTTCCTGAAGAATGGAAAAATATTGATGTACTGATTAATAATGCGGGAAATGCACATGGTTTAGAGCCTCTTTCAGCTGGAAGTACGGATGATTGGGATTCTATGATCGACGGAAACGTAAAAGGTCTTTTATACGTTTCTAAAACGCTTATTCCGATGATGAAAGAAAGAAATTCTGGTCAGATTATTAATATCAGTTCAGTTGCTGCAAGACAAACATATGCGAATGGCGTTGTGTATTGTGCTACCAAAAAAGCAGTTGATGTTATTTCTGAAGGAATGAGAATTGAACTCACAGAATTCGGAATCAGAGTTACCAATATTCAACCAGGAGCTGTAGAAACAGATTTTTCTTTAATCAGATTTAAAGGAGATCAGGAAAGAGCTGCAACCGTTTATGCAGGTTACGAAGCTTTAAAAGCCGAAGATATTGCTGATGCGATTGCTTATTGCATCAACGCTCCACAACATGTAACGGTTTCTGATATGACGATTTATCCAAGTGCACAGAGCGAGCCGAGAACAATTTACAGAAAAGGATAATTTGAAAAATGAGGTTCTTCCCTATTCTATTTTTGTTTTGCTTTGTTTTTGGATTTTCCCAAAATTATTCAAAAGATGAGAAAGCGGTTTTATTGGAAGCAAAAAAGCTTGATTCTCTGATGTCGAATAATGATACTCAAATTATCGATTTATTTTGTTCAGATGTTTCGTTTGGTCATTCCAATGGATGGATTCAGAATTTGGAAGATTTCAAGAAAGATTTTTCTTCTAAAAAAGTCAGTTATAAAGAAATTACACAACTTGAAATTTCAGAATTAAAACAGTTTAAAAATACAGTAAGCATTCGAAGAACTATAAAAGTTGCTGGTCTTTATAAAAATCAGAGTTTTGAAATGAAACTGGCTTTACTTGAAATCTGGATAAAAAAGAAATCTAATTGGAAATTGTGGAGCCGGCAAAGTGTGGAAATAAAGCCATAAATTTGCATAGAATATCAACACAATGAAAGAAGAGATTCAAAATTTTTTAATTTATAATACGCCTAATGAAAAAGTTAGAGTTGATGTTTTTTTACAAAATGAAACACTCTGGCTAACTCAAAAGGCAATGGCGAGTTTATTTGAAACAACACCTCAAAATATTACAATTCATTTAAAAAATATTTTTGAGAGTGGAGAACTTAGTGAAATGGCAACTTGTAAGGAATTCTTACAGGTTCAAAAAGAAGGTAATAGAATGGTTGAAAGAAACCAAAAATTCTATAATCTTGATGCTATAATTTCAGTTGGTTATCGTGTGAATTCATCCAAAGCGACCCAATTTAGAATTTGGGCAACACAGACTTTGAAAGAATTTATCATCAAAGGTTTTGTAATAGATGATGAAAGATTGAAACAAGGTCAAAATGTATTTGGTAAAGATTATTTTAAAGAACTTCTGCAGAGAATCCGCTCTATTCGAGCAAGTGAAAGAAGAGTTTACCAACAAATCACCGATATTTTTGCTGAGTGTAGTATTGATTATGATAGAAATTCTGAGATTACGAAAAACTTTTACGCAATGGTTCAGAATAAATTTCATTTTGCAATTACCGGAAAAACTGCTGCTGAAATTATTTATAAAACTGCCGATTGTACCAAAGACAATATGGGCTTAACATCTTGGAAAAATGCTCCGGATGGAAGAGTTTTGAAGCAAGATATTTTAATAGCTAAAAATTACCTTCAAGAAAAAGAAATTAAACAACTGGAAAGAACCGTGTCAGTATATTTTGATTATATAGAAGGGTTGATTGAAAGACAAAATACTTTTACAATGGAATCTTTGGCTAAAAGTGTCAATCGGTTTTTAGATTTTAACGAATACAGAATTCTGGAAGGAAAAGGAAATATATCTAAAATTGCTGCAGAAAAAAAAGCAATTAAAGAATATGAGACTTTTAACAAAACTCAAAAAATAATTTCGGACTTTGATAAGCAAATTAAAAAATTAGGAAAAGATTAAAATAAAAAATGAAAATATTATATCTCGAAACCTCCTCAAAAAACTGTTCAGTAGCCATTTCAGATGATGAAAAACTGCTTTGCTCTACAGAAGAAGTTTCAGAAAACTATAAACAGAGCGAGTCGCTCCACACTTTTGTAGAATGGGCTTTGGAAGGAGCTAAATTATCAATAAAAGATATTGAAGCCATTTCTTTAGGAAAAGGTCCTGGTTCTTATACAGGTTTGAGAATTGGAGCCGCCTCTGCGAAAGGTTTTTGCTACGGACTTAAAATTCCTTTGATTGCGGTCAATTCCATGGAAAGCATGATAGAGCCTTTTTTAGAACAAAACTATGAATTAATCATCCCTTTGATCGACGCAAGACGAATGGAGGTTTATACCGCTGTTTATGATGGAATTTCGGGGGAAGAACTTATTCAGACCGAAGCTAAAGTTTTAGATGAAAATTCTTTTGAAGAATTAAAAGATAAAAAAGTACTTTTTGTAGGCGACGGAGCGTTAAAAGCAAAAGAAATACTGAAGCTTCCAAATGCAGAGTTTAATGCAGAGATATATCCTTCTGCTCAGTTTTTAATAAAGAAAACTTTAGAAAAAATAAAGAATGAAGATTTTGAAGATATAGCTTATTTTGAGCCTTTCTATCTTAAAGATTTTCATGGAGTAAAGAAAAAAACAAAAAGCGAAGAATAATCTTCGCTTTTTTTATTGTTTCATCGGCTTCATTTCAACTGGAGCCTGCTGAAGTTTCTGCATCGAGTTATTTCCTGGTTTTTTAGGAATATTGTTATTTTGCGGAACATTATTATTCATGGGTGAACTGGAAGCATTACCTGGAACAAGATTACTGTTTTGAGACTGTTGAATATTAGTTGGTTGCCCCGGTCCGTTAAAAGGATTATTTGGCATTTTATTTCCTTTATTATCAGTTGCTTGGAATACGATATCACTTTTAAGATAATTCAGCATTTCCTTAGCTTTAATTCCTTCAGGGGTTTTAGCGTAATTCAAAACGATTTGCTCAAGCTGCAGAATCATCACTTCTTTTCCGCTTGTTTTTCCTGCATTGAATGCATTTAAAAGATTCAGTTTAGGAACTAACGCATCTTTAGGATATTTAAGAACCACCTGCTCTATTTTACCCTGACTTTCTGCAAACTTTTCAGATTCATATAAGGCAAAAGCCATTTTGTATTCGTTTTCAACTTCTTCTGAAGACTTTACAAAAGTATTGCTTTTAGGATTTCTTGCGAATTCTGCAAAAGAACTATAAGGATAATCGGTCAATAAAATCTGTTTTGCTCTGACTGCAGCTTGAGGATTTTTCTCATGATTCATCGCAAAAATTTCATACAAAGCCTGAAGCATTACTTTTTCTTCCGGTTTTACATCTACCAAATCATAAAGCGTTTTTGTTGCTAAAGGAGTATTGGTAAAATAATTCTGATACATTACTCCAAGACCTAATGAAGCAGTGTCTCTATCCTTCTTCAACTGAGATAATTTTCCGGCATCTGAAGGAATTTGCTCAATATAAAATGAAGGTTCAAAACGTCTCGGATTGGGTGCAGAAGTCACTCCCAAAGCTTCATTCTTCATGTCTTGAAGAGATGCCATTTTTTTAGAATAACGCCAGTTGTCAACCAATGCACGATCTCCCCAAACCTGTTTAAAGGTGGATGTACCTTTGCTCACAGTCCCTGTATTTCCAAAATAAAAACCTTTTGCAGCAATCCCAAAATCTTCGAAAGAATTTGAGCTGTTCGCAAAAAGAGAATTGGCATTGTAATCCCCGGTATCAAAACCTTTGCTTCTTTCGGCGCGTCTCCTTTCTTGTTCTTCTCTTTCTTCTTTAATTTTCAGTTTTTCAATATATTTTGCAAAATAATCAGTTTTCTGCGCATCTGACATTTTTGCCAAAGACAGAATACTGTCGTTTTTCTTAATTAAATAATAGTTTTTAGAGATTTTTTTAATGTAATTAGACTGATCTTGCAGCAAAATTTTAGAAGGTTCATACGTCATTGCAACCAATGCAGAATCATAATAAGCTCCTGCTCCGATATAATCATTTCTGTCTAAATAATCTTTACCGATTTCATAATAAGCCAAACCTCTCACCTGTCCGTCTGAAACTTTTTCAAGCAGTGATTTTCTGAAGAATTCCTGCGCTTCTTTTTTCTTACCGGCTTTGTTGGCCATTAAACCTAAAGCATAGAAAAATTCATTCTTTCTGGATCCGTATGTTCCTTTTTTGCTTATTTTTTCAAGATAATCTTTAGCGCCTTCATAATTTCCTTTTCCGTTGAATGTTTTGGCGATCTCGATCTGAGATTTTACTTCAAATTCAAAATCATTGGCATATTTGTAAGCGGCTAAAAAGCTCTCTCTTGCAAGCTCTTGTTTTCCTGTTTCTTGTAAAACCTGACCTCTCAAAAATGCAATTCTGCTTTTTAGTTTTCTGTTGCTGTTGAGTTCAAAAGCACGGTCTAATTCTTTTATAGATTCTTCTTTTTTACCATGATCCAAAAGAGATTCAGCGTAATAAATGCTCAACAGTTTATCATGATCCTTGCTTAATTTTTCACTTTTAAGTTTATTAAAAATTTCATCAGATTTATGATAATTTTTAATTTGTGAATACGCTAAAGCTTCGTAAATATGAGCTAAAGGAAGTCTTTTATCTTCCTTCATGTGAGTGAAAACATAGTTTAAAGCATCTAAAGCTTTAATTGCTTTTCCCTGATAAATTCTAGATTGAGCTAGAATAATATAAGCATCAAAGATTGTTTTGTTCTGCTCCTCTCCTTTTCTGATGACAGAATATTTATTAATTGCTTTCAAAGCTTTTGCTTCAGCAATTTCTAAAACCGTTGCTCCTTTGTTTCCTCCCGGATTGTTAGGATCTTGAGGCATATTTCCAGGCATTCCGGGACCATTTGATAACGCTGTAGGAGCGTTTCTACTATTTTTTTGTGGTCGGTTTACTTCTGCCATTTTCATAGAATTTTCTGCAAAAGCAGAAGATTGTCCCAAATCACTTCCTAAAGGTTGTTCCTCATAAGTTAATATGGGAATATAGGGCGCATAAAAATTATCTTTATGAGCTTTGTCTCTTTCTGTAAACTCACTGTTTAAGGCATCTTTTGCATTAAACAGGGTATTATAATAGGTTGAAAATCCTTTCAAAAACTTTGATCTGGCTTCCGGTTTTTTCACTTTCGTGCCACAGGAAACGACAATAATCGCTGCTAAAAGGAATACTATTTTCTTTTTCATTATTTCAATATAACTCGCTAATTTACTTTTTATTATCAGCAGTTTGATGATTTTGTAAAAATAATAAAATTTTATTTTGAAAATATCTATAATTCCTTCAAAATTTTATAGACTAAATGCGTCGGAAGTCCCATAATGGTATAAAAACTTCCATTAATTTTTTTAATTTTTGACATTCCGAGCCATTCTTGTATACCATAACCTCCTGCTTTGTCGAATGGTTGATAGTTTTTGATATAAAAATCAATTTCTTCATCAGAAATTTCATCAAACTCTACATCTGCAACATCAGTTTCTGTAATGATTTTATCTAAAGTTTTAATGGTAATTCCAGTATAAACCTGATGTATTTTTCCGGATAATGACTTGAGCATTTCTTTTGCCTCAATTTCATTTTTTGGTTTTCCCAAAAACTGATCTTCATTGGCAACGACTGTATCTGCAGTTAATAGAACTTCATCATTTTGCAGATTTCCGAATGCATTTGCTTTTAATTCAGACAAATAAGCTGCAGCGTCTTCTATTTTTATATTTTCGGGTAAAATTTCTTCACAGTCAATTTTCACGACTTCAAAATCAAAACCTAAATTTGACAGTAATTCTTTCCTTCTCGGAGATTGTGATGCTAAAAGTATTTTCATCAGTATTTTATAAATAATAAACGATTAATGGTAGATGATATTTTATATTTCATGAGAATAGATAATTGATTGTAAGTCTTTTATCTATTTTTTGCCATCTTATTTATACAGATTGCGTATTATCATCATGCCATTTTCCCTGAACTTTCATCACCTGCTCAATCACATCACGTACTGCTCCACTTCCACCTTTTATTTGCGAAATATAATCTGCAATTCCTTTTATCTCGGGAACGGCATTTTCAGGACACGTTGCAATTGCCGAATTCTGCATCATATGAAGATCCGGAACATCATCTCCCATCGTTAAGATTTCTTCGTTTTTAAGATTATATTTAGCCTTAAAATCTTCATAATCGACCATTTTATCATGAGATTTTGCATAGTAATCCTGTATTCCTAAATAATTGATTCTATGTCTCACCATTTCGTCGTTTCCTCCGGTAATGACTCCAATCAGATAATCGTTTTTTAAAGCTTTTACCACTGCATATCCATCCAAAACATTCATTACACGACTCATATTTCCTCCGGGCATTAGATAAACGCTTCCGTCTGTAAATACACCGTCTACATCAAATACAAATGCTTTTATATCTTTTAATTTCTCTTTATAACTCATTTTAATTAATGATTGATAAATGTTAATTGATGAATGATAAAAATCAAATCAATCGCATTTATTAATTCCTTGTTTTTTATTAATAAATATATTAGTCGAGATTGTAAGTAAGTCTTACTGTAATTCTCGCTGATTTTTCCTTACTTGATGTATCAAAATTTCCTCCATAACTATCTTCATCTGTAGAACCTTTTGCAGTAATTTGAAAAACACCCATCGAAGCGTCTTTTAATTTGCCAAGGTCTCCATCTGCACTTTTTACAATTTTCTCCGCTCTTTCTCTCGCATCTTTGGAGCCTTGTTCTATCAAGCTATGTTTCAACGAAGAAAGGTCAGAATAAGTATATTGTGCTGAAGATGGTTCAAACTGTACTCCACTATTGATGAGTTCTGCAGTTTTATCAATTACGCTTTCAATTTTTTTCATCAAAGCCGGATTTTTCTTAGCTCTGAAAAATACACTTTGGGTAGCTTTGTATCCGTCAAAAACATCTTCAGATTTTTCTGCTCCATCTGCTTCTTTTGTAGTAACCGTACGATAAGACCTTGAAAAATTGACTCCGCCAAAAGCAAATTCACCAGCTTTGAAACCTTTGCTGTAGAAAAATGCCTTTACTTTTTCTTTGTCTTGCGAAATCAGATTGTATGCTTCTTTTGCATCCATTGCATTTGCATCAAAACTTCCGCCCCAACTTATTTCGTCTGAAATAAAATCTTTTGAACCAAGACCAGTGACGGATATTGTATCTTGTTTTAAATTTCTGTTTTTAAAACTTGAACCTAAGACGAAAGCTGTAATAACGATTGCTGCTCCGATGATGAGAGAACGAATAATTTTTGTGTCCATTTTTTCGGTTTTCATCAAAGTTAAAAATTTATGGTAATTGATACATTTTTTTAATTGAATGATTTATTGTTTTATAAATCTCAAGACTTTCATCTTTTAATAACTGCTCATGCAATTCCAAAACTCTTTGGTCGTTTCTTACGGCAGGTCCGGTTTGGGCTGATTTAGGATCTATTTCATTAATTTTCTGAACTGTTTCATTAATCAACGGTAAAAAATAATCAAACGGAATTTCTTGTGCATCTGAAATTTCCTTGGCTCTTGCAAAAAGATGATTCACAAAGTTGCAGGCAAATACTGCAGTTAGATGAATATATTTTCTTTTTTCATGGGTGCTTTCCATTACATTATCTGAAATTTTAGAAGCCAAATCAGTTAAAGTTTTTTGGTCTTCTTCATTTTCAGCTTCAATAAAAAAAGGAATTTTCTTGTAATCTAAATTTTTAGTTTTAGAAAAAGTCTGTAAAGGGTAGAAACTGGATTTCCTGTACTCTCCAACCAAAATTTCTTTCGGAAGAGATCCTGAAGTATGGGCAACGAGACAATCTTTTTTAGTAATCAATTTAGAAATAGCTCCTATAGAACCGTCACTTACACAAATAATATACAAATCCGAATCAACTAGATTTTTAGTTGAATTTGAAATATTTAATTCTTCTGAAATTTTATTCAATTCTTTCTCATTTCTTCCAAAGATTTGGGCTATGGAAATACCATTTTGAACGAAAGCTTTTGCCAAATGATAGGCAACATTCCCGGAACCGATAATGACTGTTTGCATAAAACAAAGATAAGAGTTTTTAGTTTTGAGATGAAAGCCGAATTATAATGGACATTTTAGAATAAATATTGTTGCTATAAATCTTAAAAGTTAATATATTGGACTCAAAATTGAATAAGTAATTTAACTTTTAGATATTTTTGTAATCCAAAACAATGAAAGCATCTTATGAAGATTAAAGACGCAGAAATTATTGCGCTGATGCAAAACCCACGAACACTTGATAAAGGTATTCGGGTGTTGATGGATGCTTATCAGAGTAGATTATATTGGCATATCAGACGCATTATTGTAGATGGAGACCTAGCTCAGGACACTTTGCAGGAAACATTTATAAAAGCTTACCAAAATTTTCATCAGTTTAAAAATGACAGTCAGTTGTATACTTGGCTGTACAGAATTGCAACCAATGAAGCTTTGCAGCAGATTAATAAACTGAAAAAAATGCAGAAAACCGATGAAGATCCGGAATATTATATGCAGAATCTGGTTGCCGATAACACACACAGTGATGCTGAAGAAATACAAGTTTTTTTGCAAAGAGCTATACAAAGCCTGCCCGAAAAGCAGAAACTGGTATTTATGATGCGGTATTATGATGATTTACCTTACGAAGAAATATCAAAAATAGTTGATATGTCGGTAGGAACTTTAAAAACAAATTATCATTACGCCAAACAAAAAATAGAAGAATATATCAAAGAGAATTACGAGAGATAATTTTTGAGAACCCACAACATGAAAGATTTTGATCTAGAAAAATTAGAGCGCCAAAACATTTATAAAATGCCAGACAATATGTTTGAAAGCATTCAGAATAGAGTGTTGAGCGAAGTGAATGATTTTGATCTAGAAAAATTAGAACGCAAAAACATTTACAAAGTCCCTGAAAATATTTTTGAAAATATTCAGGACAGAGTGATGAGTGAAATAAAAGCTGAACGCAAAGCTCCGATTTTCAAATTGAATTGGGGATATGCTGCAGCAGCGTCTTTGGCTCTTATTTTCGGAGCGACATTTGTATATCAATCTAATTCAGATTCTTCTACAAATGGAGATTTAAATGGAAATTATGCTGATAACAGAACAGCCCCTAAAAAGGAAAGTCAGATAGCATACGAAACTTTAGAGTCAGATTTAACTTCAGTAGAAAATCGTGATCAAAGAGTTGAAAAACAAATGGATATAAAGCCTGTGGTTTCGCAGGTTGTTAATAATAATTCGGGAAATCAAAATAAAAAAGCGATAAAAACGGCTAATGAAATCCATATGAATGAATATTTAGAATCGCTTCCCAATTCAGAAATTGCAGAATTGGCAAACAATTCCAGTCAAGATGTTTATTTAGATTTATATAATTAAAAGAAAGATGAAAAAAATATTATTTACACTTTTTATTATCTCAAGTTTTGGGCTCAAAGCTCAAATCAAAGAGTATGATTGGAAGAAAATGAATCCCGATCAAAGAAAAGAGGTAATAAACAATCTTTCGCCAGATGAAAGAAAAGCGCTTCTTACGCAATTCAGGAATAACATGGTTGTTGATATGCTGGATGTTGCTCCACAGGATAAAGCAGAATTTACTGCGATGTATAATGAATATTTAGACAATCAGAAAAAAATTAAAAGTCAGTTCGATTCAAATTTTGACCCGGCAAAACTCACGGAAGAAGAAGCAAAAGTAAAACTTCAGCAAAGTTTTGATGTAGGGCAAAAATTATTCGATAATAGAAAAAAGTATGCTGAGAAGATGCAGACTGTGATTCCTTGTCAAAAAGTCTTGAAGCTTTTTCAGTCTGAGGGAATGATGAGAGATAAAATGAATGAAAGAAAACCTCACGGCGGAAAAAAGAATGCTTCAGAATCGAAGCAAACTCCATAATAGTTTATTTTTTTAATGTTGGACGACTCTTGCAATTTATTGTGAGGGTCGTTTAATTTTTAAGAAATATCTATTTTTGCAAAAAAATAATTATGAAAAAAGTATTTCAGGTTGTATTCTCTTTTATGGCAATCTTATCATTTTCTCAGGCTACAGAAGCTATCAAATTTAGAGGAAATATTACCAGATTTGATGATGTTACTTATAAAGGATTTAAGGTTTTAGATCAAAGACAAGATAAATCAATCGGTATGATCCCTTTTGGTGATAATAAAGAAATGAAAGAAGTTGTTTTTCCTACAACTCCTGGA
Above is a genomic segment from Chryseobacterium mulctrae containing:
- the porW gene encoding type IX secretion system periplasmic lipoprotein PorW/SprE, encoding MKKKIVFLLAAIIVVSCGTKVKKPEARSKFLKGFSTYYNTLFNAKDALNSEFTERDKAHKDNFYAPYIPILTYEEQPLGSDLGQSSAFAENSMKMAEVNRPQKNSRNAPTALSNGPGMPGNMPQDPNNPGGNKGATVLEIAEAKALKAINKYSVIRKGEEQNKTIFDAYIILAQSRIYQGKAIKALDALNYVFTHMKEDKRLPLAHIYEALAYSQIKNYHKSDEIFNKLKSEKLSKDHDKLLSIYYAESLLDHGKKEESIKELDRAFELNSNRKLKSRIAFLRGQVLQETGKQELARESFLAAYKYANDFEFEVKSQIEIAKTFNGKGNYEGAKDYLEKISKKGTYGSRKNEFFYALGLMANKAGKKKEAQEFFRKSLLEKVSDGQVRGLAYYEIGKDYLDRNDYIGAGAYYDSALVAMTYEPSKILLQDQSNYIKKISKNYYLIKKNDSILSLAKMSDAQKTDYFAKYIEKLKIKEEREEQERRRAERSKGFDTGDYNANSLFANSSNSFEDFGIAAKGFYFGNTGTVSKGTSTFKQVWGDRALVDNWRYSKKMASLQDMKNEALGVTSAPNPRRFEPSFYIEQIPSDAGKLSQLKKDRDTASLGLGVMYQNYFTNTPLATKTLYDLVDVKPEEKVMLQALYEIFAMNHEKNPQAAVRAKQILLTDYPYSSFAEFARNPKSNTFVKSSEEVENEYKMAFALYESEKFAESQGKIEQVVLKYPKDALVPKLNLLNAFNAGKTSGKEVMILQLEQIVLNYAKTPEGIKAKEMLNYLKSDIVFQATDNKGNKMPNNPFNGPGQPTNIQQSQNSNLVPGNASSSPMNNNVPQNNNIPKKPGNNSMQKLQQAPVEMKPMKQ
- a CDS encoding Maf family protein; the encoded protein is MKILLASQSPRRKELLSNLGFDFEVVKIDCEEILPENIKIEDAAAYLSELKANAFGNLQNDEVLLTADTVVANEDQFLGKPKNEIEAKEMLKSLSGKIHQVYTGITIKTLDKIITETDVADVEFDEISDEEIDFYIKNYQPFDKAGGYGIQEWLGMSKIKKINGSFYTIMGLPTHLVYKILKEL
- a CDS encoding KdsC family phosphatase — its product is MSYKEKLKDIKAFVFDVDGVFTDGSVYLMPGGNMSRVMNVLDGYAVVKALKNDYLIGVITGGNDEMVRHRINYLGIQDYYAKSHDKMVDYEDFKAKYNLKNEEILTMGDDVPDLHMMQNSAIATCPENAVPEIKGIADYISQIKGGSGAVRDVIEQVMKVQGKWHDDNTQSV
- a CDS encoding SIMPL domain-containing protein, which translates into the protein MDTKIIRSLIIGAAIVITAFVLGSSFKNRNLKQDTISVTGLGSKDFISDEISWGGSFDANAMDAKEAYNLISQDKEKVKAFFYSKGFKAGEFAFGGVNFSRSYRTVTTKEADGAEKSEDVFDGYKATQSVFFRAKKNPALMKKIESVIDKTAELINSGVQFEPSSAQYTYSDLSSLKHSLIEQGSKDARERAEKIVKSADGDLGKLKDASMGVFQITAKGSTDEDSYGGNFDTSSKEKSARITVRLTYNLD
- a CDS encoding Rossmann-like and DUF2520 domain-containing protein; the protein is MQTVIIGSGNVAYHLAKAFVQNGISIAQIFGRNEKELNKISEELNISNSTKNLVDSDLYIICVSDGSIGAISKLITKKDCLVAHTSGSLPKEILVGEYRKSSFYPLQTFSKTKNLDYKKIPFFIEAENEEDQKTLTDLASKISDNVMESTHEKRKYIHLTAVFACNFVNHLFARAKEISDAQEIPFDYFLPLINETVQKINEIDPKSAQTGPAVRNDQRVLELHEQLLKDESLEIYKTINHSIKKMYQLP
- a CDS encoding RNA polymerase sigma factor gives rise to the protein MKIKDAEIIALMQNPRTLDKGIRVLMDAYQSRLYWHIRRIIVDGDLAQDTLQETFIKAYQNFHQFKNDSQLYTWLYRIATNEALQQINKLKKMQKTDEDPEYYMQNLVADNTHSDAEEIQVFLQRAIQSLPEKQKLVFMMRYYDDLPYEEISKIVDMSVGTLKTNYHYAKQKIEEYIKENYER